aaagtTCAGCGTACTACTAGTGTAGTAGTAGCTGAAAAAAATAGCCCTCGCATTGAAAATATCCGAGCATCTTctccaggaaaaaaaaagagaacagaGCATCATTCTAAGCAAGGAGTGCCAAGTAAGCAACTCATTTGCAGAGGTCCCTTGATGCAAAATCAACCATACCATTTGACCCCTCAGCAGAGTGCTCTGCCATCATCAAAACAGAGCCCTGGCCGCCAAATAAAACTTGACcacttcccctctctctctctctctagcctCCATCCaagtctctctctttctctctctacccCTGCTTCTGGGAAGCTCATCAGCAGGCAGCCATGGACGACGccgctggggaagaagaagCTTCCATGTAAGTTCCTCCGCTCCAAATTTTCCATCGCTTTTCCTCGCATCGCCACTTATAAATACCTGCTGCATCGGTCGCGCGCCCAAAAAGTTTGTTCCTTTCTCTACCTTTCGCGCCCaattggagagagagaaaaaagatggAAATTTGATGCGGCGAGGAGGCTCAAATGCTTCGTGCTTGTGAAGGTTCGAGACCAGCCATGTCCTCGGCGCGCTGCTCGCCTcctcgccgctgctggcgcGCGCCTGggaccgctgcgccgccgccgacgccgccgcgtcggggctCGTGcacggcgaggacggcggcacGGTGTACGTGGGGTTCTCCGGGGCGCCGGCCGCGCTGTCGGCGgcaggcgcggcggtggccggtggcggcggcgtcttCGCGCCGGTGGGGCTCGGCGGGGACGCTACCCGGCGGATGTTCGCGCCGCTGGTCGCCGCCGAGCCCGACGCGGCCGCCGTGGGGGAGCAGGTCGCCGTGCAGGCCCTCGCGCTGCAGTGCTTCTTGAAACTGTGGGGCTCCCCTGATTTCCAGGTGATTGATCGCATCATTGAAAATATCTGCCTGATTTATCATTTGTTTTGTGTTTAGCGCGTTAATTGGAGCAGTTTGCCCACTAATTTGACTAAATTAGCATCTTTAATTTCGGGGTTTTATGTGATGGTCTGATATTTTGCTTTATGGCTGGCTTGGGATGTGATGTTGATGTGCCTGTCTTTGGTTGGTGCTGTGACCTTGTGTTCATAAATACAAATGAGAGAGATGCACTCAGATTTTACAATTCCCAGTGTCAGTGATTCAGGCATTGTTTAGATGCGGgctgtaaaaattttgaaaggaaatcttttcacatttgaagtagtaaacatagactaattacaaaactaattacagaactcttCTGTAAagtacgagacgaatctaatgaaactaattaatccatcattatagcatgtttactatagcattactgtagcaatttagtgtctaatcacaacctagttaggttcattagattcgtctcgtaatttacaagcaaactgcgcaattagttttttatttcgtctagatttagtGCTCCATACAGGTGCCGCAacaaaaatttggaatttaaaaaaatgcaactaaacaaggcctcaaTATTTTATAGTGCAATAATTTAACAGTTCGATTTGTCAGTCAAGTGTAAGAACATTGTGTGATGAAAGCAAAACAAAATCTTTCTTTTTGAGGGAAAATCTAGGAAGAGCAAAGTACAAGTTGCTATTGCCTTTTCAGTGTCTATCTTCTCTCTTGTGATTTCTTCTGTTAGTTTGCTGTCTCTGGCATAATAAAGACTGTAAGAGTTTGTCAAGTTTAGCTTACAGCTCAATTAAGGGTGTGTGTACAGAATACAATCCCTGTCAAATTTGGCGGCTAACTTGAGATGCTATGCACCTGCTGTATCAATGCAAACAAAAAGTACATCCACATTACATAGCTCACAGTACCCACCAAAAGTTGCTGTTCTCCTTTATTGTGGCTTACAACCTGATGCATTTCAAGGGCCCATAAGCAACAGAGCAAATGATGGTGATAAGGCATATAAAATGCACTGCACTGCTACTCATGATTTGGACAGTGGCTCCTACAATAAACATGCAGAAAGAGATCTAAAGAAATTGCaagatcttgaaattttttcgaaATAAGATGTGGAGAAGGATTGATCTGGAGGACTAAAATCGATCTAATCATGATGAAGAGTCGTCCTACATGTACATAGTTTGGTGTCATTCAGAATTCAGGCTGCTTTCGCTGGGACATTATGTTCTGCTTTTCAATAATTTCAAATGATCATCAAAATTTTATGATAATCTTACTCGTGATTAAGACATCTGAACTAAATTCCACTATAAAGAATTTATGTCCTCGGTGACGACAGCCTTGTGCTCCATCATAAGTTCATATGGGCCCCTTTTAATCCCATACGTGGAGAAACTTCAGCTTCTGTTGATCTTTTCAGTTATCTTTCAGAGGGTCACACCCTGTCCCCAGTTCTTCTATACCTTCTTGTATCATCACTAATATTGCCTTTTTTAGTTGAGTACTTTCCAAATTATTGTTCATAAATCATAAAGGATGGTTATctttttgcattattttttttgGGTTCAGTATGAGTATTGCGTGTTGCTTATGCAGGTGGCTTGAGATCCAAATCTCCTGAATCAGTATATATTTTAATCAAGCATCGTTATCACTGTTGCCTTTTTAATCGAGTAACTGACTCCAATCAAGTGCATCATATTTTCCATGATTTTCATTGTTCTTGTATCAATATTGTGTGTTTCTTCCTATGCGGCTAAAATACCTTTGCTCACTGTAGGTTTGCACCTATGTCACTGAAATGCTAAAGCTCAATTTGTGCTGCATGTTGCAACTGGAGATCGAACTGCGACCTACTCATTGCAATTTGTTGGCAATGCAGATACTACTGGATCAGATCAGGGGCAAGGCAGTCGTGTTCACTGGCCACTCCCTCGGTGGCGCcatcgccgccctcgccgccctgCACTACCTCTGCATCTCGTCGTCAAGCTCGACGTTTGGTCCGGCGCCTCCGGTCCTGTGCGTCACCTTCGGAAGCCCATTGCTCGGCACCGAAGCGCTGTCCAGGGCCATCCTGCGCGAGCGATGGGGCGGCAACTTCTGCCACGTCGTCTCCCAGCACGACGTCGTCCCGAGGCTCCTCTTCTGCCCCCTCGACGCCGTCCCCGCGCGCATCATCGTCGAAATGCAGCTGCGGCAATGGCCGGCGCGCACCCACCACTCGGGCGCGGTGACCGCGGTCACCGCCGATAGGGACGCGCTCCGGCAGCTGATCCAGACGCACGTCGGCGCGGTGGCGATGGAGCAGAAGCTCGccgacccggcggcggcgccgagcggtGGCCCGTACCGGCCGTTCGGGACGTACGTGATGTGCTCGCCGGACGGCGCGGTGTGCGTGGacaaccccgccgccgccgtccagatGCTCTACGCCACGTTCGCGTCACGGTGCGCGCCGGGGTTGGAGTCCCCCGAGGCGGCGCACTCCTGCTACGGCGACCTCGTGCTGAAGATTCCGCAGCACCTGCTAGTCAAGAGAGTcctgcgcgccgccgacgcgccggCCGCGTCCAACTACGACGCCGGCGTCTCCCTCGCCCTGGAAGCCTCGGGCATACACGCCATGGTGAGAGCACATGTACGTACTGGTCTGAGCGTGTCCATGATCGAGATGGTGTGCCCGGCGATGCCTTTCTGATCGCCGTCGACCGGTGCTGTTGCAGGCGACGGAGGCGTCGACGGCGCGGCAGTGGCTGAAGATGTCGaggcgggcggggcggcggccgagcctGAACTGCGCGCAGCTGGCGACGAAGCTGGGGCGGATCACGCCGTGCCGAGCGCAGATCGAGTGGTACAAGGCGCTGTtcgacggcgagctcgggtACTACGACGCGTTCAAGCAGCGGCGGTCGCCCAAGAAGTTCAGCAAGGCCAACATGTACCGCATCAAGCTGGGCCAGTTCTGGGACGGCGTGCTCGCCATGCTCGACGCCGGCCAGCTCCCGCACGACTTCCACCGGCGCGCCAAGTGGGTGAACGCCGCGCGCTTCTACCAGCTGCTCGTCGAGCCGCTCGACATCGCCGACTACCACCGCCGCAACCTCCACCGGACGCGCGGGAGGTACGCGACCCACGGCCGGGAGCGCCGGTACGAGCTGTTCGACAGGTGGTGGCAGGAGAAGGggtgcgccggcgccggcgtctgccgcggcggcgacgtcgcggcgtcggcgagcaggaggcggcggagcaagTACGCCGGGCTGACGCAGGACCCGTGCTTCTGGGCGCGGGTGGAGGAGGCGAGGGAGCAGGCGGAGAGCGCGCGGGGCGAGCGCGACGCGGCGAAGCTGGCGATGAAGCTGGAGGAGCTGCGGGAGTTCGAGCACTACTCCGGCGAGCTGGTGGCGAGCAGGGAGGTGTCCGTCGACGTGCTCGCGCCGCAGTCGAGCTACACGCTCTGGGTGGAGGAGTGGAATCAGCTCAAGCTCAGGGATGAAGTGAGGACCATCTTGCTGTAGTTTtgtttgaaaaaagaaaaatttgagccAGCAGGCTGAAACACAGCTGAAGGATTCTAGCTAGCTGATGGAAAAATTTCCAAAAGATTAGATTTGGATGGATGGGTGGATGTTAGTAAACTTTAGTACAGGCGATTGTAAATATACTAGTCCTGTAGAAGCACTGGATTATGAAATTTAATTATAATGTATTTGTTCTTTCATGGAGTATAATACCCTCACCTCATTCAATTAAGTTTCAATCTTAATTATCCTTTTTGAAACGTTTCATTTTATTCTTGTTTGGCGCGCATATAAATTAGAGCAGTCAAAATCTCTTCTAAATTCAAATGGTCTTAACACAACAAAGAACAGGGCTCAAGCTTCACGAAATCAGCAGTCTGCAGGTTCAATTTTGAAGCTTGGAAATGCCAGCCATTTCCGAAACCGGCCTGCTGAGATTTTGGGCCGGGTCAAAAGAAGTTGGGCTTTTTCGGCGCTAgattgatgatgatgacatcTAACCCTGCCATTTTGTGACAGGTGCATGTTTGCTTTGAGCATGTTTGTGATTGGTGCTTACTACTTTATCCATCCCTAAATGTAAGGATTTCTATTTAGGGACAAAATACAATCTTTATACCCATAATCTGCATGCATCCAAGAGGTGGGGGCCGGGTAGGGGTAGAATTGTAGGCCCCATGTAGGCTTTTAGTTCCAAAAAGCTACTCAAGAGGGATTTCTGATTTTTAGCCCCAACTTGCACTTTAAGTCCCTAAAAGTCTCCCATGTTTAGTTCTTTAGGGACTAAAGTGTaaaaacttttgcatgggtCTCATGAACCAAACAGGACCTTAACTTTAACATAGAAGGTTGGTTAATGCTTTTGGGTTTCCCTCTTTGATTACACTCATGATTTATGTGGCATAAGTATTTCCACTTTGAGTATCTTAATTTTTTGGGAGCATGATCTTCTTATTTTATGAGTGATTATCAAGGCTTGAGTGGTTGACACAGAATTCCTCCTTGAATTTATTGTCTTTTATCAATGGTGATGGCTTTCATTGGCATTCTTGGAGAATACAGTGTGAAGTTTAACCGCAGCTGCTGCTAGGTGGTTAGCCTTCTAGTGAAGAACCAACCGCTGTCTCCTGATGATAGTGATGGTAGTTTTTTAGCTTTGGATAGCAATATAGCATTATCGTGGGCCACCAAATCATTGGCAGGAGCATGACAATGAAGTGAATAGCCATCAATCCATCATGAGCCCCGGGGGGCTCTGTGGGCACCTTGGGACAAATTGTGCAACATCTACCAGCCCAAAGCTCCAATAGTTGGGGCCCTGCATCTGAATTTGGCCCCTATTGGATGACTTTGGGCCCAAGAAGATCACCCAGAATAAATTCAAGCTGTTCTGCTGGTGTGTGGTGACAATGATTCTGTTTCTCTACTAGTACTTGTCCAATCGACCTAGATGAACAAGATGATGAAGTGATACTTGATTTTATTGCTCTGCTAGTAATCATTCAAATAACTGTTTGGGTTCCTTTATTTCTTCAAACACATTTTCCAAATTTTAAAACATTATTATTGGATACTCAATGTAGTA
This genomic interval from Panicum virgatum strain AP13 chromosome 8K, P.virgatum_v5, whole genome shotgun sequence contains the following:
- the LOC120643871 gene encoding lipase-like PAD4 isoform X3; its protein translation is MDDAAGEEEASMFETSHVLGALLASSPLLARAWDRCAAADAAASGLVHGEDGGTVYVGFSGAPAALSAAGAAVAGGGGVFAPVGLGGDATRRMFAPLVAAEPDAAAVGEQVAVQALALQCFLKLWGSPDFQILLDQIRGKAVVFTGHSLGGAIAALAALHYLCISSSSSTFGPAPPVLCVTFGSPLLGTEALSRAILRERWGGNFCHVVSQHDVVPRLLFCPLDAVPARIIVEMQLRQWPARTHHSGAVTAVTADRDALRQLIQTHVGAVAMEQKLADPAAAPSGGPYRPFGTYVMCSPDGAVCVDNPAAAVQMLYATFASRCAPGLESPEAAHSCYGDLVLKIPQHLLVKRVLRAADAPAASNYDAGVSLALEASGIHAMVRAHATEASTARQWLKMSRRAGRRPSLNCAQLATKLGRITPCRAQIEWYKALFDGELGYYDAFKQRRSPKKFSKANMYRIKLGQFWDGVLAMLDAGQLPHDFHRRAKWVNAARFYQLLVEPLDIADYHRRNLHRTRGRYATHGRERRYELFDRWWQEKGCAGAGVCRGGDVAASASRRRRSKYAGLTQDPCFWARVEEAREQAESARGERDAAKLAMKLEELREFEHYSGELVASREVSVDVLAPQSSYTLWVEEWNQLKLRDEVRTILL
- the LOC120643871 gene encoding lipase-like PAD4 isoform X1, with product MDDAAGEEEASMFETSHVLGALLASSPLLARAWDRCAAADAAASGLVHGEDGGTVYVGFSGAPAALSAAGAAVAGGGGVFAPVGLGGDATRRMFAPLVAAEPDAAAVGEQVAVQALALQCFLKLWGSPDFQVCTYVTEMLKLNLCCMLQLEIELRPTHCNLLAMQILLDQIRGKAVVFTGHSLGGAIAALAALHYLCISSSSSTFGPAPPVLCVTFGSPLLGTEALSRAILRERWGGNFCHVVSQHDVVPRLLFCPLDAVPARIIVEMQLRQWPARTHHSGAVTAVTADRDALRQLIQTHVGAVAMEQKLADPAAAPSGGPYRPFGTYVMCSPDGAVCVDNPAAAVQMLYATFASRCAPGLESPEAAHSCYGDLVLKIPQHLLVKRVLRAADAPAASNYDAGVSLALEASGIHAMVRAHATEASTARQWLKMSRRAGRRPSLNCAQLATKLGRITPCRAQIEWYKALFDGELGYYDAFKQRRSPKKFSKANMYRIKLGQFWDGVLAMLDAGQLPHDFHRRAKWVNAARFYQLLVEPLDIADYHRRNLHRTRGRYATHGRERRYELFDRWWQEKGCAGAGVCRGGDVAASASRRRRSKYAGLTQDPCFWARVEEAREQAESARGERDAAKLAMKLEELREFEHYSGELVASREVSVDVLAPQSSYTLWVEEWNQLKLRDEVRTILL
- the LOC120643871 gene encoding lipase-like PAD4 isoform X2, translating into MDDAAGEEEASMFETSHVLGALLASSPLLARAWDRCAAADAAASGLVHGEDGGTVYVGFSGAPAALSAAGAAVAGGGGVFAPVGLGGDATRRMFAPLVAAEPDAAAVGEQVAVQALALQCFLKLWGSPDFQVCTYVTEMLKLNLCCMLQLEIELRPTHCNLLAMQILLDQIRGKAVVFTGHSLGGAIAALAALHYLCISSSSSTFGPAPPVLCVTFGSPLLGTEALSRAILRERWGGNFCHVVSQHDVVPRLLFCPLDAVPARIIVEMQLRQWPARTHHSGAVTAVTADRDALRQLIQTHVGAVAMEQKLADPAAAPSGGPYRPFGTYVMCSPDGAVCVDNPAAAVQMLYATFASRCAPGLESPEAAHSCYGDLVLKIPQHLLVKRVLRAADAPAASNYDAGVSLALEASGIHAMATEASTARQWLKMSRRAGRRPSLNCAQLATKLGRITPCRAQIEWYKALFDGELGYYDAFKQRRSPKKFSKANMYRIKLGQFWDGVLAMLDAGQLPHDFHRRAKWVNAARFYQLLVEPLDIADYHRRNLHRTRGRYATHGRERRYELFDRWWQEKGCAGAGVCRGGDVAASASRRRRSKYAGLTQDPCFWARVEEAREQAESARGERDAAKLAMKLEELREFEHYSGELVASREVSVDVLAPQSSYTLWVEEWNQLKLRDEVRTILL
- the LOC120643871 gene encoding lipase-like PAD4 isoform X4; translated protein: MDDAAGEEEASMFETSHVLGALLASSPLLARAWDRCAAADAAASGLVHGEDGGTVYVGFSGAPAALSAAGAAVAGGGGVFAPVGLGGDATRRMFAPLVAAEPDAAAVGEQVAVQALALQCFLKLWGSPDFQILLDQIRGKAVVFTGHSLGGAIAALAALHYLCISSSSSTFGPAPPVLCVTFGSPLLGTEALSRAILRERWGGNFCHVVSQHDVVPRLLFCPLDAVPARIIVEMQLRQWPARTHHSGAVTAVTADRDALRQLIQTHVGAVAMEQKLADPAAAPSGGPYRPFGTYVMCSPDGAVCVDNPAAAVQMLYATFASRCAPGLESPEAAHSCYGDLVLKIPQHLLVKRVLRAADAPAASNYDAGVSLALEASGIHAMATEASTARQWLKMSRRAGRRPSLNCAQLATKLGRITPCRAQIEWYKALFDGELGYYDAFKQRRSPKKFSKANMYRIKLGQFWDGVLAMLDAGQLPHDFHRRAKWVNAARFYQLLVEPLDIADYHRRNLHRTRGRYATHGRERRYELFDRWWQEKGCAGAGVCRGGDVAASASRRRRSKYAGLTQDPCFWARVEEAREQAESARGERDAAKLAMKLEELREFEHYSGELVASREVSVDVLAPQSSYTLWVEEWNQLKLRDEVRTILL